Genomic segment of Kibdelosporangium phytohabitans:
GCACGCGCTGGGCATCGCGATGGGTGTGATGTTCACGCTGCCGGTGCTCCTGGTCCTGCTGACCTCGTTCATGCAGAGCGACCAGGCGATGACCGCGAGCATCTGGCCGGACGTCTGGCACATCGAGAACTTCGCCGAGGTGTTCAAACGGGCACCGATGCTGACGTACATGCTCAACAGCCTGCTGTACTCGCTGCTGGCCACGCTCGGCATCCTGCTCTCCGCCGTGCCCGCGGCGTACGCGCTGGCGAAGCTGAAGTGGCGCGGGCAGAACCTGGCGTTCATGCTCGTCGTCGTCGCGATGATGCTGCCGCCGCAGGTGACCATCGTGCCGCTGTTCGACCTGTGGGTGCGGATGGGCCTGACCGGTACGCTCGTGCCGCTGATCGTGCCGTACTTCCTGTTCGACGCGTTCAGCATCTTCCTGCTGCGCCAGTTCTTCCTGACCATTCCGAAGGACTACCTGGACGCGGCGAAGATCGACGGCTGCTCGGAGTTCCGGGTGCTGACCAGGGTGGTCGTGCCGATGGCCAAGCCGGGTATCGCGGCAGCCGCGATGTTCTGCTTCCTGTTCACCTGGAACGACTACTTCGGACCGCTGCTCTACACCGCGGAGAACCGCGACAGCTGGACGTTGTCGCTGGCCATCGCCTCGTTCAGGGGAATGCACCACGTCGAGTGGAACCTCACGATGGCCGCGACCGTGCTGACGCTGCTGCCGGCGATCGTGCTGTTCGTGGTCGCGCAGAAGTCGCTTGTCAAGGGGATCACGTTCACGGGAGTGAAGGGTTAGAACACGATGAGACTGACCGTTGTGGGTGGCGGATCCACTTACACGCCGGAGCTGGTCGACGGCATTGCCGGCAGGCGAGCCAGTCTGGACGTCGACGAGATCGTGCTCGTCGACCCGGACACCCACCGGTTGCGCATCGTCGGCGACTTCTGCCAGCGACTGCTCGAGCACGCCGGCCACCCGGCGAAGGTGCTGACCACCTCCAGCCTCGAGCAGGGCGCCGAAGGCGCCTCGGCGGTGCTGCTGCAACTGCGGGTCGGCGGGCAGAAAGCCAGGCGGTCCGACGAGACGTTTCCGCATGCCTGCGGGTGTATCGGTCAAGAGACGACCGGTGCCGGTGGGCTGGCCAAGGCGCTGCGCACCGTCCCGGTCGTGCTCGACATCGCCGAGCGCGTGCGCAGGGTGGCCGGTGACGACACGTGGATCGTCAACTTCACCAACCCGGTCGGCATCGTGACGCGTGCGTTGCTGCAGGCCGGGCACCGCGCTGTCGGGCTGTGCAACGTGGCCATCCACCTGCAGCGGCAGTTCGCCGCACTGTTCGGTGTGGACACCGGCGCGGTCCGGCTCGACCACATCGGGCTCAACCACCTCACCTGGGAGCGCGGTGTCCACGTGACCACCGCCGACGGGACAGTGGACCGCCTGCCCGACCTGCTCGGCGAGTTCGGCGAGCACCTGGCGGCCGAGATCGGCTCGCAGGCCGACTGGATGCGCCGGATGAACGCGGTGCCGTCGTACTACCTGAAGTACTACTACGCGCACGACGACGTGCTGGCCGACCAGCTGGAGAACCCGCCACGGGCGGACGTCGTCATCGAGGTGGAGAACGAGTTGCTGAAGCTGTACGCCGATCCCGCCGTGGTGACCAAGCCGGAGAGCCTGGCCAAACGCGGCGGCGCCTACTACTCCGAGGCGGCCGTGCAGCTGGTGCACGCGCTGACCGGCGGCGGCGCGGCGGAGGAGCACGTGGTGAACGTCCGCAACAACGGTGCCATGCCGTTCCTGCCGGACGACGCGGTGATCGAGGTTCCGGCCACTGTGGACGGAAGCGGCGCGGTGCCGCTGCCGATCAAGCCGGTCGAGCCGCGCTTCTCCGGCCTGATCTCGCACGTGACCGCGTACGAGTACCTGGCGCTGGAGGCGGCGCTGCACGGCGGCCGTGACCGCGTCGCGGACGCGTTGCTGGCGCACCCGTTGATCGGTCAGTACAAGTTCGCCGACCGGTTGGCCGACGAGCTGATCGCCGCCAACCGCGCTGATCTGCCGTGGGCCAACGCATGACCGGCCCTGCTGCGGACACGGTTGTCATCGCCATCGACGGCGGCGGCAGCAAGACCGACGTGATGCTCGTCGACGCGTCCGGCACCATCCTCGGGCGCACCCGGGGACCCGGCGCGTCGCCGCAGGTCGTCGGCCTCAACGAAGGCCTTGACGTCTTCGAGCAGCTGGTGGTCGACGCGGCCGGGCAGGCAGGCCTGCCCGGCACACCGCCGTACGGCACGCACACCGCAGCCTACCTGGCCGGTGCGGACCTGCCCGCGGAGGAGGAAGAACTTTCCAGGGCGCTGACCGAGCGCGGCTGGTCACCGTCCATCGTGGTCGGCAACGACACGTTCGCGATGCTGCGTGCGGGCACCACCGACGGCGTCGGCGTCGCGGTGGTGTGCGGCGCGGGCATCAACTGCGTCGGGGTCGCGGCGGACGGGCGCGTGCACCGGTTTCCGGCCCTCGGCAAGATCTCCGGTGACTGGGGCGGCGGGTTCCACCTCGGCTCGGAGGCGTTGTGGTGGGCGGTGCGCGCGGGCGACGGCCGCGGCCCGTACACCGATCTGCTGCCCGCGATCGTGGACCACTTCGGCGCCGAGGACATCTTCGAAGTGGTGGAACGGCTGCACTTCGAAAGCCTGCCGCGCGAGGTGATCCACGAGCTGTGCCCGCTGCTGTTCCAGGTCGCGCGCACCGGTGACGTGGTCGCGCAGGGCGTGGTCAAGCAGCTCGTCGACGAGATCAGCACGATGATCTGCACGACCATGCGCAAGCTGGAGATGACCGGGGAGGCGCCGGCGATCGTGCTCGGCGGCGGCGTGATGACGGGTGTTCATCGCGATGTCATCGATGTCATCGAACAGCAATGCGTGGCAGTCGCGCCTCGCGCCGAGGTCAGGGTCCTGGACGTCGCCCCTGTCGTCGGCGCGGCGCTGCTCGGCCTGGACGCGATCGGCGCATCGACCACAGCCAAGACGCGGCTGCGGACGAGCGCCGTCGGTGGTGTCGGTTCAGTGCCGTCCGGCGTGGTCGGACAGGACCCGGACGGCCTCGTCGATGGCGGCGCACCGGGCGATGCGGACAGCGTTGGCGAGCGGGCGGAGAGCCTCGGAGCGTCGTAGCGTGGCGGAGGACGACATCGCACCGCCGGGGTCGTCCTCCGCAGCCACCTCCAGCATCGCGGCGACCTCGGTGGCGCGTTGCCACACGCGCAACGCCTTCTGCGGCATGCCGATTGGCCAGCGGGCCCGAGCGCTGGTCGCGACTCGTTGCTTGATCTCGTGCCGCACACCGGAGCGGTTGCTGCTCAGGTCGAGTGACGCCAGCGTGCCCGCGGCCTCGCGCATCGCGGTCGACAAGTTGTGGTCGGCCTCGCCCAGGGGCGTGTGCTCGCCCGGCGACGTGGTCGGCAGGTCGAACACCGTCCACCGGATGACGCTGTCGGCCACTGTCTCCGGCACGACCGCGACGCCCGCTTCCGGCAGCGTGACGGCCTCGCCGGCGCGCACGGCCTCACTGGCGAGTCTCGTGGACCCGCCGAGCCCCCGCACGTCACCGGGCACCGGGATGACCAACCGGGTTGTGGTGGCACCCGCCTTGCGCAGTGCGGCCAGCAGCGCGGCCAGTTGACCGGCGCGTTCGTCCCTGGCGGGTAGTTCCAGCGCTGTCGCGGTTCCTTCGTCGTCCGCCACGACTTCGTGCATCTCGGCCCAGATGGCGAGTGCGTCGAGGGTGTCGTCGGGTGCTGCGGCCCCGTGCAACCAGGCAGAGGCCCACACAGCGAACGTGGCACTTGGGAATGGCACGCCGGAAGCCTAACCGCGCGCCGCCGGTGCCGGGGTTCAGGGCAGGAGCACCAACTTCCCGGTGGTCGTGCGTGACTCGATGTCGCGGTGCGCCTGTTCGGCGTCGGCCAGCGGGTAGCGCCCGCCGATGCCGGTCGTCAGCCTGCCGTCCCTGACCATGTCGAACAGGTCCGCGGTGTGCCGCAGCAGTGCCTGCCTGGTGGGGATGTGGTCGTGGAAGACGGGATAGCCGACCTTGATGCTGTTGGGCAGGTCACGCAGGTTCAGCGTCGGCACCGAACCGATGAGCGGCCCGAAGTACAGCAGCGTGCCGTTGCGCCGCACGACACTCGTCGACGCGCGGAACGTGGTTTCCCCGCCGCCGTCGAAGACCGTGTGCACGCCTTCGCCGCCGCTGAGCTCCATGACCGGCTCGACGAACGCCGGTCCGGTCGAGACCACCACGTCGTCCGCACCGGCCCGGCGCGCGATGTCCGCCTTGCTTTCCCCGGACACCAGCCCGATGACCCGGCCACCTCGCGCTTTGATGAGCTGCACCAGCTTCTGGCCGACACCGCCCGCCGCCGCGTGCACCAGCGTGAGCTGGCCCGGCGACACCGGCGCCGCCTCGGTCACGAAGTGGTGCGCGGTGAGGCCCTGCAGCATGATGCTCGCCGCTGCCTCGTCGGAGATGTCATCCGGTACGGGCACGGCGTGGTCGACGGGCATGACCAGTTGTTCGGCGTATGAGCCGTACACGTAGGTCCAGGCCACCCGGTCGCCCACCGAAAGGCCCGTCGCGCCCTCTCCCAGTTCCACGACTCGCCCGGCGCCTTCCACACCCGGCACGACCGGGATCCGGCCGTCCGGCGGTCCCATCCGCCGTGTCCCGGTGTCCATGAAGTTCACCCCGGCCACCGCGACCGCCACACGGATCTCGCCCGGCCCCGGGCGCGGGTCCGGCTGGTCGGTGATCCGCAGCTGTTCCGGCCCGCCGAGCCGGTCGATCAGAATCGCTCGCATGTCCCGAGCACCTTTCTCTGGAGAACACGGCCCACGATCGTCCGGATAAAATGGACCGGCAAGTCCAGAAACCGGAGGGTGTCGTGCTCACTCGCAAAGGCCTCGCGACCAGGCAGCGGATCGTCGAAGCCACCTCCGCGCTCGTGCGCGAGCACGGGACGGCCGCGACCACGCTGGACGACGTCCGTGCGCGCACGGCGACCAGCAAGAGCCAGATCTTCCACTACTTCCCCGGTGGCAAGGAGGAGTTGCTGCTCGCGGTCGCGGAGTACGAGACCGACCGGGTCCTGCTCGACCAGGAGCCGTACCTGAGCGAGCTGACCAGCTGGCAGGCGTGGCAGAACTGGCGTGATCTGGTCGTCCGCCGCTACCGCGAGGCCGGGGTGCACTGCCCGCTCGGCGTGCTGATCACCGAACTCGGCCGCAAGACACCGGCCGCGCAGGCGCTGACTGGCCGGCTGCTCGAACGATGGCAGGACCGCCTGCGCGTGGGCGTGGAGCACATGCAGCTGAGCGGCGAGATCGACCCGGGGCTGGACGCGGACCGTGTCGCGGCGTCGCTCATCGCCGCCGTACAAGGCGGTGTAACGGTGTTGCTGTCCACTGGCGGGATCGGGCACCTGGAAGCCGCTTTGGACACGTCACTGGCCTTGTTGCGGGCGACCGGAGTTACTCCACGTTGGCGCGACCCCGAATCCGACGTAGCGTCAATGGGGTGAATCGTGGAAACCTGCCACGCACAGTCGGCGAGCTGAAGGCCGCCGGCCATCAGCAGCGTGGCGTGAAGGCCGAGATCAGGGACAACTTGCTCGCGATCCTGCGGGCCGGTGGCGATCCCTGGCCGGGAATTGTCGGTTTTGACCGTACCGTCCTGCCGCAGCTGGAGAGAGCGCTGCTGGCGGGGCACGACATCGTGTTGCTCGGCGAGCGCGGCCAGGGCAAGACCCGCCTGCTGCGCACGCTGACCGGCCTGCTCGACGAGTGGTCCCCGGTCATCGACGGCGCGGAGCTGGGGGAGCACCCCTACGAGCCGATCACCGCCGAATCCAGGCGCCGGGCCACCGAGCTCGGTGACGACCTGCCGGTGGCGTGGCGGCACCGCTCCGAGCGGTACGCCGAGAAGCTGGCGACGCCGGACACCTCCGTCGGCGACCTGATCGGTGACGTCGACCCGGTGAAGGTCGCGCAGGGCCGCAGCCTCGGCGACCCCGAGACCATCCACTTCGGACTCGTCCCGCGGGCGCACCGCGGCGTCATCGCGGTCAACGAACTGCCCGACCTCGCCGAGCGGATCCAGGTCGGCCTGCTCAACGTGATGGAGGAGCGGGACATCCAGATCCGCGGCTACACCATGCGGCTGCCGCTGGACGTGCTGCTCGTGGCCACCGCGAACCCCGAGGACTACACCAACCGCGGCCGGATCATCACGCCGCTCAAGGACCGGTTCGGCGCGGAGGTGCGCACGCACTACCCGCTGGACGTCGACGACGAGATCAACCTGGTCCGCCAGGAGTCCGACCTGGTCGCCGAGGTGCCGGACCCGTTGGTCGAGGTGGTCGCCCGGTTCGTGCGCAACCTGCGCGAGTCGGCGGCGATCGACCAGCGCTCGGGCGTCTCGGCGCGGTTCGCCGTCGCCGCGGCCGAGACACTGGCCGCGGCCGCGCTGCGGCGTGCCGCGCTGACGGGCGAGGACGTCGCCGTGGCCCGGCCGATCGACCTGGACGCCATCCCGGACGTGCTGCGCGGCAAGCTGGAGTTCGAGGCCGGTGAGGAAGGCCGGGAAACCGAGCACCTGACGCACCTGCTGCGGATGGCCATCGCCGAGACCGCGCGGTACGCGTTCGCGGGCCTGGACCTCAGCCCGCTGGAGGACGCGATCGGCGAGGGCCGCATCGTGACCACCGGTGAGCGCATCCCGGCGTCCGAAGTGCTCAACGCGTTGCCGGAACTGCCTGTGCTGCACGAGGTCGCCGAGCGCGTCGGGGTGAAGCCGACGGACTCGGCAGGCCGGATCGCCTCCGCTGTCGAGCTGGCGCTGGAGGCGTTGTACCTGTCGCGCAGGCTGGCCAAGGACGCCGAAGACGGTACGGCGGTGTATGGGCCGTGACGCACTTCGCGTACCGCCCTTGGCATGACGGCCCGGATCCACTGGCGCCACCGGTGGATCTGCGGGCCGCGCTTGACCAGATCGGCCGGGACGTGATGGACGGCTCGTCACCAAGGGCCGCGATGGAAGAGCTGCTGCGCCAAGGAGTCCGGGACACCCGCGGCCTCGACGACATGACCAGGCGGCTGTGGCAGCAACGTGCTCGCCTGCAACGCCGTCACCGGCTCGACGGAACGCTGCAGGAGGTCCAGCGCCTGCTGGACGAGGCGCTGGAGGCCGAGAAACGGCACCTGTTCCCGGATCCGTCCGACGACGCCCGGTTCAGGGAGGCGCAGCTGGACGCGTTGCCGCCGGGAACGGCGGCGGCCGTGCGGGAACTGGCGAACTACGACTGGCAGTCCCCGCAGGCGCGGGAGAACTACCAGAAGATCCAGGACCTGCTCGGCCAGGAGCTGATGGAGTCGCGGTTCCGCGGCATGAAGCAGGCGCTGCAGAACGCCACGCCGCAGGACGTCGAGCGGGTCCGCGAGATGATGTCGGACCTCAACGACCTGCTGGCCGCGCACGCCCGCGGTGACGCGGACACGCAGCAGCGGTTCGAGCAGTTCATGCGCAAGCACGGCGAGTTCTTCCCGGAGAACCCGCGCGACGTCGAGGAACTCATCGACGCGCTGGCCGCGCGTGCCGCCGCCGCGCAGCGGATGATGAACTCGATGTCGGCCGAGCAGCGCGCCGAGCTGGGGTCGCTGATCCAGCAGGCGTTCGGCGATCCGCGGCTGGCCGCCGAGGTCAGCAAGCTGGACGCGTACCTGCAGTCGCTGCGGCCGGGGGAGGACTGGACCTCCAGCGGCCGGTTCCGCGGCCAGAACCCGTTCGGGATGGGCGAGGGCGTGCAGGCCATGGAGGACCTGGCCGAAATGGACGCACTGGCCGAACAGCTGGGCCAGGCCTATCCCGGTGCGCGGCTGGAGGACATCGACCTCGAGGCGCTGGAGCGTCAGCTCGGCCAGGAGGCGGCTGTCGACGCCCGCAGGCTGTCGGAACTGGAACGCGCGTTGCGTGACCAGGGCCTGCTCGAACGAGCCGCCGACGGGACACTGCGCTTGTCTCCCAAGGCGATGCGCCGTCTCGGCGAGACCGCGCTGAAGGACGTGGTCAAATCGCTGTCCAACCGCCGCGGCGAACGCGACACCGCGCGAGCGGGTGCCGCGGGCGAACCGACGGGCTCGTCACGGCTGTGGCAGTTCGGCGACACCGAACCGTGGGAGGTGTCGCGGACGGTCCGCAACGCCGTCCTGAGGTCGGCGGGTGCCGGCGGCGCGGTCACGCTGGACGTCAAGGACGTCGAGGTGATCGAAACCGAGCAACGCGCACGCGCGGCGGTGGCGTTGTGCGTGGACACGTCGTGGTCGATGGTGCAGGACGGCCGTTGGCTGCCCATGAAACGCACCGCGCTGGCGTTGCACCACCTGGTGCAGACGC
This window contains:
- a CDS encoding N-acetylglucosamine kinase, producing the protein MTGPAADTVVIAIDGGGSKTDVMLVDASGTILGRTRGPGASPQVVGLNEGLDVFEQLVVDAAGQAGLPGTPPYGTHTAAYLAGADLPAEEEELSRALTERGWSPSIVVGNDTFAMLRAGTTDGVGVAVVCGAGINCVGVAADGRVHRFPALGKISGDWGGGFHLGSEALWWAVRAGDGRGPYTDLLPAIVDHFGAEDIFEVVERLHFESLPREVIHELCPLLFQVARTGDVVAQGVVKQLVDEISTMICTTMRKLEMTGEAPAIVLGGGVMTGVHRDVIDVIEQQCVAVAPRAEVRVLDVAPVVGAALLGLDAIGASTTAKTRLRTSAVGGVGSVPSGVVGQDPDGLVDGGAPGDADSVGERAESLGAS
- a CDS encoding 6-phospho-beta-glucosidase, which gives rise to MRLTVVGGGSTYTPELVDGIAGRRASLDVDEIVLVDPDTHRLRIVGDFCQRLLEHAGHPAKVLTTSSLEQGAEGASAVLLQLRVGGQKARRSDETFPHACGCIGQETTGAGGLAKALRTVPVVLDIAERVRRVAGDDTWIVNFTNPVGIVTRALLQAGHRAVGLCNVAIHLQRQFAALFGVDTGAVRLDHIGLNHLTWERGVHVTTADGTVDRLPDLLGEFGEHLAAEIGSQADWMRRMNAVPSYYLKYYYAHDDVLADQLENPPRADVVIEVENELLKLYADPAVVTKPESLAKRGGAYYSEAAVQLVHALTGGGAAEEHVVNVRNNGAMPFLPDDAVIEVPATVDGSGAVPLPIKPVEPRFSGLISHVTAYEYLALEAALHGGRDRVADALLAHPLIGQYKFADRLADELIAANRADLPWANA
- a CDS encoding vWA domain-containing protein, with product MTHFAYRPWHDGPDPLAPPVDLRAALDQIGRDVMDGSSPRAAMEELLRQGVRDTRGLDDMTRRLWQQRARLQRRHRLDGTLQEVQRLLDEALEAEKRHLFPDPSDDARFREAQLDALPPGTAAAVRELANYDWQSPQARENYQKIQDLLGQELMESRFRGMKQALQNATPQDVERVREMMSDLNDLLAAHARGDADTQQRFEQFMRKHGEFFPENPRDVEELIDALAARAAAAQRMMNSMSAEQRAELGSLIQQAFGDPRLAAEVSKLDAYLQSLRPGEDWTSSGRFRGQNPFGMGEGVQAMEDLAEMDALAEQLGQAYPGARLEDIDLEALERQLGQEAAVDARRLSELERALRDQGLLERAADGTLRLSPKAMRRLGETALKDVVKSLSNRRGERDTARAGAAGEPTGSSRLWQFGDTEPWEVSRTVRNAVLRSAGAGGAVTLDVKDVEVIETEQRARAAVALCVDTSWSMVQDGRWLPMKRTALALHHLVQTRFRGDALELITFGRYAAKVDMAELTAMEGVWEQGTNLHHALLLAGRHIRRQPDAQPVVIVVTDGEPTAHLEPDGDAEFNYPPLPRTLRLTLTEVDKLARLGASVSVFMLGEDERLKAFVDIMARRSGGRVVAPDLDGLGAAVVSDYLRNRQR
- a CDS encoding carbohydrate ABC transporter permease, encoding MTATLERPRTGGSPVVRRRKQSWQRTLYWVATHALGIAMGVMFTLPVLLVLLTSFMQSDQAMTASIWPDVWHIENFAEVFKRAPMLTYMLNSLLYSLLATLGILLSAVPAAYALAKLKWRGQNLAFMLVVVAMMLPPQVTIVPLFDLWVRMGLTGTLVPLIVPYFLFDAFSIFLLRQFFLTIPKDYLDAAKIDGCSEFRVLTRVVVPMAKPGIAAAAMFCFLFTWNDYFGPLLYTAENRDSWTLSLAIASFRGMHHVEWNLTMAATVLTLLPAIVLFVVAQKSLVKGITFTGVKG
- a CDS encoding ATP-binding protein, with translation MNRGNLPRTVGELKAAGHQQRGVKAEIRDNLLAILRAGGDPWPGIVGFDRTVLPQLERALLAGHDIVLLGERGQGKTRLLRTLTGLLDEWSPVIDGAELGEHPYEPITAESRRRATELGDDLPVAWRHRSERYAEKLATPDTSVGDLIGDVDPVKVAQGRSLGDPETIHFGLVPRAHRGVIAVNELPDLAERIQVGLLNVMEERDIQIRGYTMRLPLDVLLVATANPEDYTNRGRIITPLKDRFGAEVRTHYPLDVDDEINLVRQESDLVAEVPDPLVEVVARFVRNLRESAAIDQRSGVSARFAVAAAETLAAAALRRAALTGEDVAVARPIDLDAIPDVLRGKLEFEAGEEGRETEHLTHLLRMAIAETARYAFAGLDLSPLEDAIGEGRIVTTGERIPASEVLNALPELPVLHEVAERVGVKPTDSAGRIASAVELALEALYLSRRLAKDAEDGTAVYGP
- a CDS encoding quinone oxidoreductase family protein, which produces MRAILIDRLGGPEQLRITDQPDPRPGPGEIRVAVAVAGVNFMDTGTRRMGPPDGRIPVVPGVEGAGRVVELGEGATGLSVGDRVAWTYVYGSYAEQLVMPVDHAVPVPDDISDEAAASIMLQGLTAHHFVTEAAPVSPGQLTLVHAAAGGVGQKLVQLIKARGGRVIGLVSGESKADIARRAGADDVVVSTGPAFVEPVMELSGGEGVHTVFDGGGETTFRASTSVVRRNGTLLYFGPLIGSVPTLNLRDLPNSIKVGYPVFHDHIPTRQALLRHTADLFDMVRDGRLTTGIGGRYPLADAEQAHRDIESRTTTGKLVLLP
- a CDS encoding TetR/AcrR family transcriptional regulator, encoding MLTRKGLATRQRIVEATSALVREHGTAATTLDDVRARTATSKSQIFHYFPGGKEELLLAVAEYETDRVLLDQEPYLSELTSWQAWQNWRDLVVRRYREAGVHCPLGVLITELGRKTPAAQALTGRLLERWQDRLRVGVEHMQLSGEIDPGLDADRVAASLIAAVQGGVTVLLSTGGIGHLEAALDTSLALLRATGVTPRWRDPESDVASMG